The Rissa tridactyla isolate bRisTri1 chromosome 16, bRisTri1.patW.cur.20221130, whole genome shotgun sequence genome includes a window with the following:
- the LOC128918503 gene encoding chymotrypsin-like elastase family member 2A — protein sequence MLAILFAVLTLAAAAFGCGVPAYPPSVSKVVGGQDARPYSWPWQASLQFSSNGKWYHTCGGTLIATNWVMTAAHCISSSRNYRVLLGKYNLAAVEEGSVELFPEKIIVNENWNPQNVANGYDIALIKLTEHVTLTNHIKLACLPPAQSILSSNTACYVTGWGRLQTNGPLPDDLQQGLLLVVDYATCSKPSWWGSTVKRTMVCAGGDGIISSCNGDSGGPLNCQGADGRWEVHGIVSFGSSLGCNYYHKPSVFTRVSAYNNWIQSVMANY from the exons ATGCTTGCAATCCTCTTTGCTGTGTTGACTCTGGCAGCTGCAG CCTTTGGCTGCGGGGTTCCTGCCTACCCACCCTCTGTGTCTAAAGTTGTCGGAGGGCAAGACGCAAGACCTTACAGCTGGCCCTGGCAG GCTTCCCTTCAATTCAGTTCAAATGGCAAATGGTACCACACCTGCGGAGGAACCCTCATTGCAACCAACTGGGTGATGACAGCTGCCCACTGCATCAG TTCTTCTAGGAACTATCGAGTACTTCTTGGAAAATACAATCTGGCAGCTGTGGAAGAAGGATCAGTTgaactttttccagaaaaaatcaTTGTTAACGAGAACTGGAATCCACAGAATGTTGCAAATGG GTACGACATTGCTCTGATCAAACTCACCGAGCACGTCACCTTAACTAACCACATTAAGCTGGCCTGCCTCCCCCCTGCACAGAGCATCCTCTCATCCAACACCGCCTGCTACGTGACGGGATGGGGAAGACTGCAGA cAAATGGACCTCTTCCAGATGACCTGCAGCAAGGCCTTTTGCTGGTGGTGGACTATGCAACTTGTTCCAAGCCCAGCTGGTGGGGAAGCACAGTGAAACGCACCATGGTTTGTGCTGGCGGGGATGGAATCATCTCCAGTTGTAAC GGGGACTCTGGTGGCCCACTGAACTGCCAAGGTGCTGATGGCAGGTGGGAAGTGCACGGTATCGTCAGCTTTGGCTCTTCCCTGGGCTGCAACTATTATCACAAGCCTTCTGTCTTCACCCGGGTGTCTGCTTACAATAACTGGATCCAGTCG gTTATGGCAAACTACTAA